The genomic stretch TATTGAAAATTTGAAagcaataacataattaatagCTAGATACCGGCATCATTAATGTAAGATgataaatacataataaaaatgtattaaatcgATAAATAAACATGCAACGATCGAGAGAAACATTGCACCAGAGACCAGAAAGCTCACAGCTCACACAAAAGTAATCAACAGCAGCCTAGCTAAGCAGACAAGTACCTTGACACAATGGGAGCGCATGTGAATGTATGCCAATTTATAATGTCCAATTGGACATCCGATGTCATGTCTAAGGAATCTTAGCAAACGTTAGTCTtctgaaaatttaaaagatttgagAATCCACCATAGCAGAAGAGAAAACATGGAAACACGGGGAGAGGAGAACTGGAGAAGGAGATGAGAAATGGTACGAACATCTAGAAAAAGGTAATGTGTACTTTCGAATAAAAACTAGGGGGTGATTTTACAACCTTCACCACatttaaattgataatcttCTTTGGGATCTAAGGCTGCCATACTCATCTCATATGCACGACCTCCACCCTTTCAAATGCAAACAACAGCAGCTTTTCTGTGGCCATACATGCTTTAAGAAGTGCTATTCCGTACTGTATTAAGGGATTTGGTTTTTAAAACGAGCGAGGGAAGTACTAATGCAATCAGCAAACGCAAATATTCTGGGTTTAAcatggattgtttttttaaatgattttacttgtaaatACATGCCTCATAGAGCTTTACTACTTTTCTGCCATTAAAAATTAGTATTCAAACTAATTAGGTTACACGGCCATGAAGAGAGTTTGGAGGGCTCatgtatcaaaacaatttgatgTCATTATAGAAGCAAAATGGCAGTTTGCTCATTATTCAACCTCAAAGTTTGAGTTTAAGTTACattcaaaatatttcaattctGTGATAAAAATCATTCGTTCAACGTGAAATATGTTCATTAACATATGATCATCTATGCCGGTGTGATTATTTAGATTCAAATGCAGTACAACAATTTGTTGTCGACGAGGATCAAGATAATCAAACGTTTTTACACGCCGAAACAATAACTTGTGCTTCTACCAAGAAGCATTAACTTGGTTCTCCATTATCAATGGTCTTTTGGTTGGGAAGACACACGTCACTGTACACATGCTGGCTATGAAATGTCAAATCCAGGGTCTCTAAAACAAAAGGTCTTACTTTGAACCCTCATTTTTCTGACACAAacgatgaaaaagaagaaaggggaaaggaaattgaaaggaaGGAACACAATAGAAGGATGAGTGGGAGAATCCAAGTAAATTCAAGTCCATGCAACAATGAACAGAAAGGGGAAAAGGTTCAGAAACTGTATCAAAGTCCATCACAGCAGAACCATTAACCTTCTTAGTCCATCTCTTACAAAACAAGGCACAGAAATATGACATAAGATCATACCATATCCAAATTAtcaaagagagagaaagcaatttcggattataaattcaaaaagtaTTTACTGAAATGAGCAACGATTAATTGGCAACGCAAGACAAGCCACGAGTGTCTAGTTAGCTAGGGTTTTATgctgtttcttttgtttgtttgtgatGCTATTGCTACAGCCGAATTTTTTGCTTATTCTTTAAGCATTATAGAAGTTCTCACATCGATAAAGCAGTCGTTGcagttaataaagaaaaagaaaaagaaaaagaaaaaggtcagTGACTGGTTAGGACTAGGAAAGCATAACTAGCTAGACACCATGAATTGATGACACTGTGAGTAAAAACACATGAAGTTGCCCATTGAAACGCATCAATAACATAACAAGCTTATAATTTGCACATTAATGCAATcacagagaagaaaaacaaacttataGCACAAAAAGCAAAGGATCTTTCCctggaaaaagagagagagatcagaGAGACTGACCGGAGACGCTTCTGATGGAGGCAGCGGTGCAGATATTACGAAACTGCATTTCAATCTTGTTCAAGAAGGTGGTTGCTTCGTCAAAAGGCCTTTCAAGATCGGATTTATACTTCACCAACAAATCACAGTAGGTTTCCTACAAAGAAACACAAGGCAGATCAGAAAAATCCAAACCCCATAAAAGAATACATAaggggggtggggggggggaGAGAAGGCAGTAGGGTAGGGGACCATGAACTCGTCTAGCTCGGGATCAGCTCCCCAGTACGTGGAGACAGCGTCGTgcttgaaaaggtcgttttctcGCCGGATTTCATCTAAGAAACGTGCAATCTGCGGAGGCGCCCCTACCtgccaaaacaaaacaaatatttggcTTTAGTTCGactacaaaatatatattatataaaaaaataaagctcgAAGTCCCAAAAGCTCATCATCTGAACAGCTTTTTCTTTCCCTAGCTAGGTCTTGTAGCTTCCATATCTACATAATAAAACTGTAATTCAACGGCTGCTAATGCTATTGCATTCAGTCCTTTGTGAAAAACAAGGATAAGCTAGCTTTTGATGATCACCTTCTGGCAATCAATATAAGCCTCAAGTAAACGAGGATAGGAAGGATGCGAGGCAATTTTAGCTTTGATCAAACTGGACATATCTCCTTCTCTTTGAATCGCTGTTGTGATTGAAGCAGCTTCTGAAAGTAGCTCTTGGGATCCTTGAATCGGAATCCACTGCCGAAATGTTTCTGAAGACAGCAAGCTCTggtattccgttggtaaaatcAGGTTCTCCGGGGACATCAACGCCTTATCTGAGTAATCCGCCACCGTTGAGTGTAGACCGTAAGTTCCTTCCATACTATACGCTAGTACTGTAATTACTATTTGCAGAAGAAGCCGCACGCAGCTTGgtctttcttaatttgttttctttgcgTTTTGTTCTTAATTTCTCTATAGTGTTGATTTTTTGTGCTTTTGGTATTGGAATTCCATTACTAATTACTGAAAGCTTAAATTTGCTGGAATTGGAGAAGCAAAGAGAAACTGGAAGTGGTCTTGGAGAGTGTGATTTTATGGCCAACAGACAAGCAATGGAGAGATGTTTTATGCAGCTTAGAACGGAGAACgccatgtatatataaaaaaaaaagtgcaaacaaacaaacaagtaaAGCTAACATTTGGTTAAGAGACGAAAATGATAGTGATTAGTTTatactttgatattttaaagtttAGAAGTACAaaggttaatttaaaattatacaaatatctttttaatcaaataaatttttatctttattatttttattttttatattttaaaataataatcaaaagctaaaaaaaaaaattattttcacgcACCTAATATTTTACCTTCCTATAATGGATTTTCTAtacataatttctaaaatagttTCATAAATATGGGTTAGGTTCAATATTCTCTAACTCTTTTgtgcacataaaaaaaaaccaaaggctGCTTCTTGGGACATAGCTTTGAGGTGTTAGGTACTGCAGTTagtattacttttaaaaatatatttttatttaaaaaatattgaaataattttttatttttaaaatttattttttatatcaatattttaaaataaaaaaaaattataaaaaaataattttaaataaaaaattattcttttttgaaAACGTGCTACTAGTGTGATCACATTTCTAAACATGTTCCTAGTATGTAACTAAATTCTTGACTCGCATTatgttaccatttttttttctaaccttaaaaaaattataatgatgttaaaaagtaaaaaatctgATACATATCCAaaacaatctattttttaaaaagaatttattgagACGAGACCTATTAGCTTAACTCAGACCAACCATAATTAACCTGTGAAATCCAAggatataaaatcttgaaaatccCATGGAATCCAGATCAGAACAAAATAGAGAGCCCAATTCTAATCAACTTATTGAaggcaaaatttaaaaaaaaaagaaagatatttatgtaaacaaaaatattatgaagtGAGCATAACATGCTTGTATTTAAGCaactagtttaatttaattaaaaactaaaatttcttttttaaaacctaaatttaacaaagaacaaCAGATAAAAAGACCTGACATAacccatgttattttttaaaattagtgaaaaattctataaaaagcaaaaaaacaaataatggagcccaatattaaatcaaatactaaatgataaaatttaaaaaccatgagcttaaaaaaagggaaaacaaataaattcgtGTGAATCTTCTAAACCTAAGTCAATCTCCCAAATTTGCAACCAATTAAATCATAGATTCGAGCTCAATCAAGAAGTTTaatccaatattgaaagataaaattaaaaaaaaaaatattaatttaaaaatttatcaatgtaaaaaaatagccataaaaaataaaggatgaaattgaaaataaaattaaaaataatctcaaataaaataaatagtaataaaaaaaagttaagaccAAATCTGTtagattaaaaaactaaaagagggaaatcaaacaaattttaattctataaaataattcaaataaaacaaatatcaattgaAATAATAGGAACTAAAtccaaagataaaataaattaaagtgcTGTTATAAGATATTGGAAGGTCATGCACGCAAATCAAGATGGAAAAATGGGGTGGGGGGTGGGGAAGCAAATCAATGCCAAATCAGGGGGAATTACACCACACATGTTGTCTAGGGAGGTAGACCCTGCCGTGACGAATTGAAAAACATCAAGAAAGGGTTTTTTTGCAACTACAACTACCATCTAAATAGAGTAGAGAGGTTTGCTTTATAGTGTGTTCAACATATGcactaacaactttttttatatatatatatatatatataccaagtTGTTTCTAAAACCAcatgataatgataaaaaattctaaataaaagtATGAATAAACTCCTGGAAACAAGGtaggaaattttaaatttcaagggtaaaatagtttttttagtgtgttgTTAAAAGTGAAATATCAAAAAAGCCTCTAGACCcgagttaaatatttttttgcttttaagggccattaaataattatattgtgcaagaaatatgaaaagatcaagttgttcctaattaattcaaaaatgaccattaaaaaacccaattaccccaaataattaaacaattaaacaacttttttttgttgtgaaaatggcaaaaatagtaattttactattcaaattcataataaatcacAGTatctcaaataataataataaaaaaaaaactcatcaaacTCGTAAATCAAGGGCACCCCTAGTTACTCTAGTTACTTTGACAAACCCACAAACCATGCTAACCTTATAGAAAtgtaaaataaagagaaacaaaTTATTAAGTGAAATTCTCAAAATcttctcaatattaaaagatgaaatcaacaaaaaaaaaattaaaaaaatatttatgacaaaaatttaaaaagaaaaagaaaaataccatggattattattatcattcacAATGCAATGTGTGTGGGTGAAGAATAGTTTATTCACACcgtttaattattgttatttataaattttaataacatgacttttctctaaaattattttttttaactatatgaggaaaaaaacaataaactataaaaagtcaagtttaattatttttttaaataaaaacaacaccaAACTCGTAAACTAGAGCATCTAGGTTGCCTTGGTAAACCCGTAAACCATGTTACCTCatataaagacaaaataaaaagaaataaattacaaagctaaattctcaacaatctcaattttaaaagatgaaatcgaacaaaaatatatttgaaaaaaaaatatataacaaaaattcaaaaacaaaaagaaaaggataaaagaaatcaaaacactatggattactattgtaatccatAGTGCAATGAGTGTTGGGTGAATAATGGTTTctccatattatttattttttgttactttataaagtttaataaatgatttttgtttagaactattttttttaactatataagaaaaaaaaagactataaaaaaatcaagttcaataataataataaaaaaaagaaaccccaTCAAACCTAGGGCATCATGATTTACTTTGACAAATCATGCTCTAACCTATAAAAAGTCAAGTTCAATAccaggataacctcatagaaataataataataaaaaaattataaagttgaattttcaactatctcaatatttaaaaaataaaaacaacaaaaataattttgaaaaaaatcacaaaaaaaaaaaaaccaaatggggaaacactgtagtaatccacaGTGTAATGAGTGTTAGGTGAACAATGGTTTCCCTacatcctttaatttttgttactttataaagtttaataaatgtttttttctccaaaacaatttttttaactatatgagaaaaaaatatactagaaaCTCCACCAAACCTAAATTTGCACATCCTGTGTTACCTTGACAAACTCGCAAAGCATACTACCattataaaatgacaaaattaaaaaaattacatagataaattctcaatcatatcaatattaaaaaataaaatcaacaaaaataattttttaaacaatcataaaaaataacaaaaccaaaaggaaaagt from Populus alba chromosome 8, ASM523922v2, whole genome shotgun sequence encodes the following:
- the LOC118037858 gene encoding homeobox protein knotted-1-like 6; this encodes MEGTYGLHSTVADYSDKALMSPENLILPTEYQSLLSSETFRQWIPIQGSQELLSEAASITTAIQREGDMSSLIKAKIASHPSYPRLLEAYIDCQKVGAPPQIARFLDEIRRENDLFKHDAVSTYWGADPELDEFMETYCDLLVKYKSDLERPFDEATTFLNKIEMQFRNICTAASIRSVSGDGAPSSDEELSGGEMDMHEAQPSGEDRELKDTLLRRFGGHIGTLKREFSKKKKKGKLPKEARQTLLGWWNVHYKWPYPTEADKIALAESTGLDQKQINNWFINQRKRHWKPSENLQFAVMNNLSGQFFAED